A genome region from Syntrophorhabdus sp. includes the following:
- the zupT gene encoding zinc transporter ZupT, with protein MTEVWTALGLTTFAGLATGIGSVIAFAARRTNYRFLSVSTGFSAGVMLYVSFVEIFFKGSSVLVECYGDPAGHWINVASFFGGVLFIGVIDNLIPSSENPHETHAEFEFIPLHGSAGSPRNAEPAGEGSGPGQGTALHKGRLMRMGLFTALAITVHNLPEGLATFLAALKDPGLGLAIATAIALHNIPEGISVSVPIFYATGKRRKAFFYSFLSGMAEPVAAAAAYLALRVFTGGASGAIPEQFMGILFGGVAGVMVYISLDELLPASRAYGKGHDSLFGLISGMAIMALSLLLMKK; from the coding sequence ATGACGGAGGTGTGGACGGCGCTGGGGCTGACCACGTTTGCCGGGTTGGCGACGGGTATCGGGAGCGTTATCGCCTTCGCGGCCCGCAGGACCAATTATCGCTTCCTGTCGGTGTCGACGGGGTTCTCCGCGGGAGTGATGCTCTACGTTTCTTTCGTGGAGATATTCTTCAAGGGGTCCAGCGTGCTTGTCGAGTGCTACGGAGATCCCGCGGGACATTGGATCAACGTGGCGTCCTTTTTTGGTGGCGTCCTGTTCATAGGGGTTATTGACAATCTTATCCCCTCATCTGAGAATCCCCACGAAACGCACGCGGAATTCGAGTTCATCCCCCTCCACGGTTCTGCGGGTTCTCCACGGAACGCCGAGCCCGCGGGGGAAGGTTCCGGACCGGGGCAGGGCACCGCCCTTCACAAGGGCAGATTGATGCGCATGGGTCTTTTCACGGCGCTTGCCATAACCGTGCACAATCTGCCGGAAGGGCTGGCGACCTTCCTTGCCGCGCTGAAGGACCCCGGCCTTGGCCTGGCGATAGCCACGGCCATCGCCTTGCACAATATTCCCGAGGGCATCAGCGTTTCCGTACCCATCTTCTATGCCACGGGGAAACGCAGGAAGGCATTCTTCTACTCCTTCCTGAGCGGCATGGCGGAACCGGTGGCGGCGGCTGCTGCGTACCTGGCGCTCAGAGTGTTCACGGGCGGTGCGTCGGGAGCCATCCCCGAGCAGTTCATGGGGATTCTCTTCGGCGGCGTCGCCGGCGTTATGGTATACATCAGTCTCGACGAACTTCTCCCGGCAAGCCGCGCCTACGGGAAGGGACACGACAGCCTCTTCGGCCTCATCAGCGGGATGGCGATCATGGCGTTGAGCCTGTTATTGATGAAGAAGTGA
- a CDS encoding protein-L-isoaspartate(D-aspartate) O-methyltransferase, which translates to MNQYQSKRQLMVETQIVARGVTDRRVVNAMLKVPRHLFVDEALWPEAYEDHPLPIGEKQTISQPYIVALMTELLHLTGKEKVLEIGTGSGYQCAILAEVADMVYTIERIPAIAKRARKIFDQLKYTNVIIHIGDGTLGWKEHSPYDGIIVTAAAPHPPAALLEQLAIGGRLVIPIGNEFSQDLIIFTREAKDSYTEENYGGCRFVKLIGEQGWRE; encoded by the coding sequence ATGAACCAATATCAGAGCAAGCGGCAGTTGATGGTGGAGACGCAGATCGTCGCCCGCGGGGTGACGGACAGGCGCGTCGTCAACGCGATGTTGAAGGTCCCGAGACACCTCTTCGTCGATGAGGCCCTCTGGCCCGAGGCATACGAGGACCACCCTCTTCCCATCGGAGAGAAGCAGACCATCTCGCAGCCCTACATCGTGGCTCTCATGACGGAACTCCTCCATCTCACCGGCAAGGAAAAGGTCCTCGAGATCGGCACCGGATCGGGGTATCAGTGCGCCATCCTCGCGGAGGTTGCCGACATGGTCTACACCATAGAGCGCATACCGGCCATAGCGAAAAGGGCGCGAAAGATATTCGACCAGCTCAAGTATACTAACGTGATCATCCACATCGGCGACGGCACCCTCGGCTGGAAGGAACACAGCCCCTATGACGGGATCATCGTGACAGCCGCCGCTCCCCACCCTCCCGCGGCCCTGCTCGAACAGCTCGCCATCGGCGGCAGGCTTGTCATTCCCATTGGAAACGAGTTCTCCCAGGACCTCATCATCTTCACACGTGAGGCCAAAGACAGTTATACAGAAGAGAATTACGGCGGCTGCAGATTCGTGAAGCTCATCGGTGAGCAGGGATGGAGAGAATGA
- a CDS encoding transporter, whose amino-acid sequence MVTLSQIRLSRKMIKAALVLALAVSLPGVTFAARPLLTDDAGTLGKGAFQVELGFETSDHRTDEDGVVTKEDGSSASTTLSYGILDNLDVLLGVPYEWSRVREDGDTIHNENGIADMTLEAKWRFFEKGGFAMAVKPGVSFPTGNHNKGFGTGRMTYGALFIATQDIGPVSLHLNAGYRRNDNDTDERKDIWGGDIAAVVTVAKPLKLVANVGTKTNTDRTAATDPAFFLGGLIYSITDKIDLDLGYKRGLNKAEADNTYIGGLTIRF is encoded by the coding sequence ATGGTCACATTGTCGCAGATCAGGTTGAGTAGAAAGATGATAAAGGCGGCCCTTGTTCTTGCCCTGGCGGTTTCCCTGCCGGGAGTGACCTTCGCCGCCCGGCCGCTCCTCACCGATGACGCGGGGACGCTGGGAAAAGGTGCGTTCCAGGTGGAACTGGGTTTCGAAACGTCGGACCACAGGACGGACGAGGACGGTGTGGTTACCAAAGAGGATGGGTCTTCCGCCAGCACCACCCTTTCCTATGGCATCCTCGACAACCTGGATGTCCTCCTGGGAGTGCCATATGAGTGGTCGAGGGTGAGGGAAGATGGTGATACCATCCACAACGAAAATGGTATTGCCGATATGACGCTGGAGGCGAAGTGGCGGTTCTTTGAGAAGGGTGGCTTTGCCATGGCAGTGAAGCCCGGGGTGTCCTTCCCGACGGGGAACCACAACAAGGGCTTCGGAACCGGCCGGATGACCTACGGAGCGCTCTTCATCGCCACACAGGACATAGGCCCCGTCTCCCTGCATCTCAATGCGGGGTACAGACGCAATGATAACGACACGGACGAGAGAAAGGACATATGGGGCGGGGATATCGCCGCCGTTGTCACCGTGGCGAAACCCCTGAAACTCGTGGCGAATGTGGGAACGAAAACGAACACCGACAGGACGGCAGCCACCGACCCCGCCTTCTTTCTCGGGGGTCTCATATACTCCATCACGGACAAGATCGACCTCGACCTCGGCTACAAGCGCGGTCTCAACAAGGCAGAGGCGGACAACACCTACATCGGCGGATTGACGATAAGGTTCTGA
- the murJ gene encoding murein biosynthesis integral membrane protein MurJ yields MEQKASEPSRRNPALDIIRKGSVITIITLISRPLGYVREAIQAYLFGATLLVDAFIVAFNFPELIQTLFFSGATSAFLIPVCTKYLHDREEYSRIYSTFINISVVLTLFVSLLFFLFSGTVVRLIAPGFTEEARAITNNLFLIMIPVIAFHTVLSVMKAFLNAKEHFAAPELSGILWNIFFIASAVLLAKKLGIYSLAIGVSVGALLQIVMQYPYLRKFGIRYHFSLDLGHPAVATAKRLFTGALIATSIVPINSFVGRIIASYLPHGEVASLSYAFRIFILPFSLFAVPVYTVMFSKLSKLFHDRDMGDFRAHIDSSVVLICVTLIPATILLCATGDLCVKLLYERGAFTATDTAMTNRALFGYSVGLVFYALSISFVRIFNAMHDMKTPALIGITSIVLNAIIASVLMVPFRNLGISLATSIVSLYNFLFLYIILRNRTGYRLARPAVRDIIKSLLAGILLTFLIVLVRRLLPGSLLFPLVISALLTVVVYGIVFKNYYRKLLRRR; encoded by the coding sequence TTGGAACAGAAAGCATCTGAGCCCTCCCGCCGGAACCCGGCGCTCGACATCATCCGCAAAGGCTCCGTCATCACCATCATAACCCTCATCTCGAGACCGCTCGGCTATGTCCGCGAAGCGATACAGGCATACCTCTTCGGGGCCACCCTGCTCGTCGACGCATTCATCGTGGCCTTCAACTTTCCCGAGCTCATCCAGACGCTCTTCTTCTCCGGGGCGACAAGCGCCTTCCTTATCCCCGTGTGCACGAAATATCTCCACGACCGCGAGGAGTACTCCCGCATATACTCGACGTTCATCAACATCTCCGTGGTCCTCACGCTCTTCGTCTCCCTCCTGTTCTTCCTCTTCAGCGGAACCGTCGTGCGGCTGATCGCCCCGGGCTTCACCGAAGAGGCAAGGGCGATCACGAACAACCTTTTCCTCATCATGATACCCGTCATCGCCTTTCACACGGTCCTTTCCGTCATGAAGGCATTCCTCAACGCGAAGGAGCACTTCGCCGCCCCCGAGCTGTCGGGGATACTCTGGAACATCTTCTTCATCGCCTCGGCGGTCCTCCTGGCGAAGAAGCTCGGCATCTACAGCCTTGCCATAGGCGTCAGCGTGGGAGCCCTCCTGCAGATCGTCATGCAGTATCCCTATCTCAGGAAATTCGGCATCCGCTACCACTTCTCCCTTGATCTCGGCCACCCAGCCGTTGCCACGGCCAAACGTCTTTTCACCGGCGCGCTCATCGCGACGTCCATCGTGCCCATCAACAGCTTTGTCGGGAGGATCATAGCCTCCTACCTCCCCCACGGAGAGGTGGCGTCCCTTTCCTACGCCTTCAGGATATTCATCCTTCCCTTCAGCCTCTTCGCCGTGCCCGTGTACACCGTCATGTTCTCGAAGCTCTCGAAGCTCTTCCATGACAGGGACATGGGTGATTTCAGGGCCCACATAGACAGCTCAGTCGTCCTCATCTGCGTGACCCTCATCCCGGCGACCATATTGCTGTGCGCCACGGGGGACCTGTGCGTCAAGCTCCTCTATGAACGCGGGGCCTTCACAGCGACGGACACGGCAATGACGAACCGGGCGCTTTTCGGTTACAGCGTGGGGCTCGTCTTCTATGCCCTTTCCATCTCCTTCGTGAGGATATTCAACGCCATGCACGACATGAAAACGCCGGCGCTCATCGGCATCACCTCCATCGTGCTCAACGCCATCATCGCCTCTGTCCTCATGGTCCCCTTCAGAAACCTGGGGATATCCCTGGCCACGTCCATTGTGTCCCTCTACAACTTCCTCTTTCTCTATATCATTCTCAGGAACAGGACAGGGTACAGACTGGCCCGCCCCGCCGTCCGCGACATCATCAAGTCCCTTCTCGCCGGGATACTTCTCACTTTTCTTATCGTCCTTGTGCGCCGGCTCCTGCCGGGAAGCCTTCTTTTCCCGCTTGTCATCAGCGCTTTATTGACGGTTGTCGTCTATGGTATAGTGTTCAAGAACTACTACCGAAAACTCTTGCGCAGGAGATAA
- a CDS encoding alpha-amylase, which yields MIKTIREFHVSRKARDTYHFSDSLFTLSGNVIFTNFLAARAFAQKMNDRRDLMLYPESAIRAGALIAMGLIDEILHYMVSVYGESLRKDVMARALSHLEAEFGPGETARVLRQFSDEFPPLAVYQRKMTLDEYLSGQTGETPNRQIVLEEMLLLWLANMNPAFSPFTELFDDSSLKRETSFLRTIGELRSFFDSQPPFGPEGQNLIDLLRSPAIAVPHSLSGQLEYIMERWGYLLGSRFISRMLKSLDLFKEEEKMPFLGPGKAQVYRYTGLEFEPEQFSADKDWMPRLILIAKNVYVWLDQLSRSYGRSIDKLDQIPDEELDILRRRGFTGIWLIGVWERSAASQRIKQMCGNPEAVPSAYSLHDYIIARDLGGEEAFLQFKDRATRRGIRLASDMVPNHVGIYSRWVIEHPDWFISVDHNPFPWYSFGGANLSHDDRVSIQIEDHYYDRTDAAVVFKRRDNWTGDEKFVYHGNDGTSMPWNDTAQLNYLNPEVREAMIRTIIHVAREFPVIRFDAAMTLTKKHYQRLWFPEPGTGGAIPTRSEHSLTYDDFSKAMPAEFWREVVDRVAVEAPDTLLLAEAFWLLEGYFVRTLGMHRVYNSAFMNMLRDEENSKYRLVMKNTLEFDPQILRRFVNFMNNPDERTAVDQFGTGDKYFGVCTMMVTMPGLPMFGHGQVEGYGEKYGMEYRRAYWDETPNQYLVERHEREISPLLHHRHLFADVENFLLYDFFTPEGTVNEDVFAYSNRFGDKRTLFVFHNRYATARGWIHRSAAFSVKEGPGDTRRLVQKDLAEGLGLPRDGACFTLFRDHVSSLEYIRENGELAEKGLFVELQAYQYHVFLDFRHVEDNEWHHYAQLCRYLGGRGVPSIEETMREIFLQPIHGYFRELVNPGFFRYVLTTHRDVVNRKVPLPPEELTDEVTRKLGDLLREIKAHTGSSRDEQAIIREVTRKLAILVTSHPFMEHITDSETDIRSVLSRELSAAHLAWLFVHVLGDLIDGAGAREEVSRSWIDEWLFGRIIGETLEELGYDDSDRHSAQLLIKIFTTHQRWCEEHNPRSVLASLMADGDVHYLLGINRYQGVLWFSKEAFEDMVAWMHFTAGVSILSREGVEEDKVREELRDSFRAVDTLHQASLSSDYQLEKLMALLKEKDQ from the coding sequence ATGATAAAGACGATCAGAGAGTTCCACGTGTCGCGGAAGGCGAGGGACACGTATCATTTCAGCGACTCCCTCTTCACCTTGAGCGGCAACGTGATATTCACCAACTTTCTCGCTGCCCGCGCCTTCGCTCAGAAGATGAACGACAGGCGGGACCTCATGCTCTACCCCGAGAGCGCCATACGCGCGGGCGCGCTCATCGCCATGGGCCTCATCGACGAGATCCTTCACTACATGGTGAGCGTGTACGGGGAATCCCTTCGGAAGGACGTGATGGCCCGCGCCCTTTCCCACCTCGAGGCAGAGTTCGGGCCCGGGGAAACAGCGAGGGTCCTCCGCCAGTTCAGCGATGAATTCCCGCCCCTTGCCGTCTACCAGAGGAAGATGACCCTCGATGAGTACCTCAGCGGCCAGACGGGCGAGACACCCAACCGGCAGATCGTGCTCGAAGAGATGCTCCTTCTCTGGCTTGCGAACATGAATCCCGCCTTCTCCCCCTTTACCGAGCTTTTCGACGACTCTTCCCTCAAGAGAGAGACCTCGTTTCTGAGGACCATCGGCGAACTGAGGTCCTTCTTTGACTCGCAGCCCCCCTTCGGGCCGGAAGGACAGAACCTGATAGACCTGCTCCGCAGTCCCGCCATCGCCGTGCCCCACTCGTTGTCGGGGCAGCTCGAATACATCATGGAGCGCTGGGGATACCTTCTCGGCTCCAGGTTCATCTCACGCATGCTCAAAAGCCTCGACCTCTTCAAGGAAGAGGAGAAGATGCCTTTTCTCGGGCCCGGCAAGGCCCAGGTGTACCGGTACACCGGTCTCGAATTCGAACCGGAACAGTTCAGCGCGGACAAGGACTGGATGCCGCGGCTCATCCTCATCGCCAAGAACGTGTACGTATGGCTCGACCAGTTATCGCGGTCCTACGGCCGATCCATAGACAAACTCGATCAGATACCCGACGAGGAGCTCGACATCCTCCGGAGGAGGGGTTTTACCGGAATATGGCTCATCGGAGTATGGGAACGCAGCGCCGCCTCGCAGCGCATCAAACAGATGTGCGGCAACCCGGAGGCGGTCCCTTCCGCCTATTCTCTGCACGACTATATCATTGCCCGGGACCTCGGAGGCGAGGAGGCCTTTCTTCAATTCAAGGACCGCGCGACGCGACGGGGCATTCGCCTTGCCAGCGACATGGTGCCGAACCATGTCGGCATCTACTCGCGCTGGGTCATCGAGCATCCCGACTGGTTCATCTCCGTTGACCACAACCCCTTTCCCTGGTACTCATTCGGTGGAGCCAACCTGTCCCATGACGACCGTGTATCCATCCAGATAGAGGACCACTACTATGACCGCACCGACGCGGCGGTGGTATTCAAGCGGCGTGACAACTGGACGGGCGACGAGAAGTTCGTCTATCACGGGAATGACGGGACGAGCATGCCCTGGAACGACACGGCACAGCTCAACTACCTCAACCCCGAGGTGCGCGAGGCGATGATCCGCACCATCATCCACGTGGCCCGGGAGTTTCCCGTCATCCGTTTCGATGCCGCCATGACGCTCACGAAGAAACATTACCAGAGGCTCTGGTTTCCCGAGCCGGGTACGGGCGGGGCCATACCGACACGATCGGAGCACAGCCTCACCTATGACGATTTCTCGAAGGCCATGCCAGCCGAGTTCTGGCGCGAGGTCGTGGACCGTGTCGCCGTGGAGGCACCGGACACGCTTCTGCTTGCCGAGGCGTTCTGGCTGCTGGAGGGGTACTTCGTCCGGACTCTGGGGATGCATCGCGTCTACAACAGCGCCTTCATGAACATGCTTCGCGACGAGGAGAATTCCAAGTACCGCCTTGTCATGAAGAATACCCTTGAGTTTGACCCGCAGATACTCCGCCGTTTCGTCAACTTCATGAACAACCCCGACGAAAGGACGGCCGTGGACCAGTTTGGCACGGGAGACAAGTACTTCGGGGTCTGTACCATGATGGTCACGATGCCGGGCCTCCCCATGTTCGGCCACGGACAGGTCGAAGGCTACGGGGAGAAGTACGGCATGGAGTACCGCAGGGCATACTGGGATGAAACGCCGAACCAGTACCTCGTCGAGCGCCACGAACGGGAGATATCCCCCCTCCTCCACCATCGCCACCTCTTCGCCGACGTGGAGAATTTCCTTCTCTATGATTTCTTCACTCCCGAGGGCACCGTCAACGAGGACGTCTTCGCGTACTCGAATCGTTTCGGGGATAAAAGAACGCTCTTTGTCTTCCACAACAGGTACGCGACGGCACGGGGCTGGATACACCGGTCCGCCGCGTTCTCCGTCAAGGAAGGCCCCGGGGATACCCGCAGGCTCGTCCAGAAAGACCTTGCGGAAGGCCTCGGCCTCCCGAGGGACGGCGCTTGTTTCACTCTTTTCAGGGACCACGTTTCCAGCCTGGAGTATATCAGGGAAAACGGGGAGCTGGCCGAAAAGGGCCTCTTCGTGGAGCTTCAGGCCTACCAGTATCACGTTTTCCTCGACTTCCGCCATGTTGAGGACAACGAGTGGCACCACTACGCGCAACTCTGCAGGTACCTCGGCGGCAGGGGCGTTCCCAGTATCGAGGAGACCATGCGGGAGATCTTCCTCCAACCCATCCACGGGTACTTCAGGGAACTTGTCAATCCCGGGTTCTTTCGGTATGTCCTCACGACCCACAGGGATGTGGTGAACCGCAAGGTACCTCTGCCACCGGAGGAACTGACCGATGAGGTCACACGCAAGCTTGGCGACCTCCTTCGGGAGATCAAGGCGCACACCGGTTCATCCCGGGACGAGCAGGCCATCATCCGGGAGGTGACGAGAAAACTCGCGATACTGGTAACCTCCCATCCCTTCATGGAGCACATCACCGACAGCGAGACAGACATCCGTTCGGTCCTGTCGCGGGAGCTTTCCGCCGCCCACCTGGCATGGCTGTTCGTCCATGTCCTGGGAGACCTCATCGACGGCGCCGGCGCCCGCGAGGAGGTCAGCAGAAGCTGGATAGACGAATGGCTCTTCGGCCGGATCATCGGGGAAACACTGGAGGAACTGGGCTACGACGACAGCGACAGGCACTCCGCTCAGTTGCTTATCAAGATCTTCACCACCCACCAGAGATGGTGCGAGGAACACAATCCCCGGTCGGTGCTCGCATCGCTCATGGCCGACGGCGACGTCCATTATCTTCTCGGCATCAACCGTTACCAGGGCGTCCTGTGGTTCAGCAAGGAGGCCTTCGAGGACATGGTCGCCTGGATGCATTTCACCGCCGGTGTCTCCATACTGTCCCGGGAGGGGGTCGAGGAAGACAAGGTGCGTGAGGAACTCCGGGACAGCTTCAGGGCCGTCGACACGCTCCACCAGGCATCCCTGTCATCGGACTATCAACTGGAAAAGCTCATGGCCCTCTTGAAAGAAAAGGACCAATAA
- a CDS encoding sigma-70 family RNA polymerase sigma factor: protein MNGERDTAGFARYDDIEVERLYMRDLRKLPVISVEEEKMYARMVAEGNPEARRKMIEANLRLVVKIARRYVNQGMSLLDLIEEGNIGLIKAVEKFDLAKECRFSTYATWWIKQSIERSIANHSRTIRLPVHVSSRVNRISKIISSAVEKTGREPSLEEISTESGYRIDFVRNLFTMAIKTYSLESYIDENSKLTLEEVIPNPDNEEPLSILEHTRRMEEVASWLDTLASDERKVIMLRFGLDGDEPQTLESIGKTFGVTRERIRQIEQKALNKLRKIVKRRNIGTESI, encoded by the coding sequence ATGAACGGGGAAAGGGACACGGCGGGCTTTGCCCGCTACGACGATATCGAGGTGGAGCGCCTGTACATGAGGGATTTGCGCAAGCTCCCCGTCATATCCGTCGAAGAAGAGAAGATGTACGCCCGCATGGTGGCGGAGGGGAACCCGGAGGCCCGCAGGAAGATGATCGAGGCCAACCTGCGCCTCGTGGTGAAGATCGCCCGCAGATACGTCAACCAGGGGATGAGCCTCCTCGACCTCATCGAGGAGGGCAACATAGGCCTCATAAAGGCTGTGGAAAAGTTCGACCTGGCAAAAGAGTGCCGCTTCTCCACGTATGCCACGTGGTGGATAAAGCAGTCCATCGAGCGGTCGATAGCGAACCACTCCCGGACGATACGTCTGCCCGTCCACGTCTCATCCCGGGTGAACAGGATATCGAAGATCATCAGCTCCGCCGTTGAAAAGACGGGCCGGGAGCCTTCGCTGGAGGAGATCTCCACGGAATCGGGGTACCGCATCGACTTCGTCAGAAACCTCTTCACCATGGCGATAAAGACCTATTCCCTGGAAAGCTACATCGACGAGAACTCGAAGCTCACCCTCGAGGAGGTCATTCCCAACCCCGATAACGAAGAACCGCTTTCCATCCTGGAACACACGAGGCGCATGGAAGAGGTGGCCTCGTGGCTCGACACCCTTGCCTCCGACGAGAGGAAGGTCATCATGCTGCGTTTCGGCCTTGACGGAGACGAACCGCAGACACTGGAATCCATCGGCAAGACCTTCGGCGTGACGCGGGAGCGCATACGCCAGATCGAACAAAAGGCCCTCAACAAACTCCGTAAGATCGTCAAGAGACGGAATATTGGAACAGAAAGCATCTGA
- a CDS encoding DUF2325 domain-containing protein, producing the protein MCVALIGGMDRLERDYETEARRHGVELRVFTKTKTGLTTRLKAVDVMVMFTGKVSHQLKREAVSAAKSKSIPVIMVHSCGVCSLRECLQRLVASGQRGAGESGCAGSRKDAHCRRTADRAVA; encoded by the coding sequence ATGTGCGTTGCTTTGATAGGTGGAATGGATAGATTGGAGCGGGATTATGAAACTGAAGCCCGAAGGCATGGAGTGGAGTTGAGGGTTTTTACCAAAACAAAGACGGGTCTCACGACCCGCCTCAAGGCCGTCGATGTCATGGTCATGTTCACGGGAAAGGTATCGCATCAGTTGAAGAGAGAGGCTGTGAGTGCCGCGAAGTCAAAAAGCATCCCCGTGATCATGGTACATTCCTGCGGTGTATGCAGTTTGCGCGAATGCCTGCAGCGTCTTGTGGCATCGGGTCAAAGGGGTGCGGGAGAGTCCGGATGCGCGGGCTCCCGCAAGGACGCGCATTGTCGCCGCACCGCCGACAGGGCGGTGGCTTAA
- the proC gene encoding pyrroline-5-carboxylate reductase has protein sequence MNKVGIVGVGNMGESVLRALMQKGVKKDSLCFVETKKDRALSIGKTYGVKDVKKVSELTKRSDLVVVAVKPQDARKILPDVASSMDGSKVLVSIMAGVTMANIIALAGRSVKVIRMMPNIAVKVGQGVIGVAAGADVSQKEVSEVKDLFSSAGLTVDVGEELMDAITSLGASSPAFFLLFLEAMIDGGVKIGIPRDKAKAISLQVIKGTIAMLEEENVHPALMREMITSPGGTTISGLAALEEKAFRGSVIEAIEKAAQRAKELSL, from the coding sequence ATGAACAAGGTAGGCATCGTGGGTGTGGGGAATATGGGGGAGTCTGTCCTCAGGGCCCTCATGCAGAAGGGGGTGAAGAAGGATAGTCTTTGTTTTGTTGAGACAAAGAAAGACCGCGCCCTCTCTATCGGAAAGACTTACGGCGTCAAGGACGTCAAGAAAGTTTCGGAGCTCACGAAGAGGTCCGATCTTGTCGTGGTTGCCGTTAAACCCCAGGATGCCCGTAAGATACTTCCCGATGTTGCTTCCTCCATGGACGGATCGAAGGTGCTCGTCTCCATCATGGCCGGCGTGACCATGGCGAACATCATCGCGCTCGCGGGCAGGTCGGTGAAGGTCATCAGGATGATGCCCAATATCGCCGTCAAGGTCGGCCAGGGCGTCATCGGTGTGGCGGCAGGCGCGGATGTCTCGCAAAAGGAAGTCTCGGAGGTGAAGGACCTCTTTTCCTCCGCGGGCCTCACCGTCGATGTGGGGGAAGAGCTTATGGACGCCATCACCTCCCTCGGCGCCAGCAGCCCCGCTTTCTTCCTTCTCTTCCTGGAGGCGATGATCGACGGCGGCGTCAAGATAGGCATCCCGAGAGACAAGGCGAAGGCCATTTCTCTTCAGGTCATCAAAGGGACGATCGCCATGCTCGAGGAAGAGAACGTCCACCCCGCACTGATGCGCGAAATGATAACATCGCCGGGCGGCACCACCATCAGCGGCCTCGCCGCTCTTGAGGAGAAGGCTTTCAGGGGAAGCGTCATCGAGGCCATAGAGAAGGCCGCGCAGAGGGCAAAAGAACTTTCCCTATGA